AGCGTTATCCCTTCCCGCCGGTATCGATTCGAGGGGAGAGGGGCTAAGCATGGCAACGGTAATGAAAAAAGTAGACGCGGTGATCGTCGGCTTCGGCTGGGTGGGCGCGATCATGGCCAAAGAGCTGACCGAGGCCGGCCTCAACGTGGTGGCGCTGGAACGTGGCCCGATGCGCGACACTTATCCGGACGGTTCTTATCCGCAGGTGATCGACGAGCTGACCTATAACATCCGCCGCAAACTGTTCCAGGATCTGTCGAAAAGTACCGTCACTATTCGCCACAACAGCAGCCAGACCGCGGTACCTTACCGCCAGCTGGCGGCGTTCCTGCCGGGCACTGGCGTCGGCGGCGCCGGCCTGCACTGGTCAGGCGTGCATTTTCGCGTCGATCCGATCGAACTGCGCATGCGCAGCCACTATGAAGAGCGCTACGGCAAAAACTTCATTCCGAAGGACATGACCATCCAGGACTTCGGCGTGACCTACGACGAGCTGGAACCCTTCTTCGATAAAGCGGAGAAAGTGTTCGGCACCTCCGGCACCGCCTGGACCATCAAAGGACAGAAAGTGGCGCAGAAGGGCGGCAACCGCTTTGCGCCGGACCGTTCCGACGACTTCCCGCTGCCGGCACAGAAAAATACCTACTCCGCCCAGCTGTTCGAGAAAGCGGCGCTGGAGGTGGGTTACCACCCTTACAACCTGCCGTCCGCCAACACTTCGGATTCTTACACCAACCCGTACGGCGCGCAGATGGGCCCGTGCAACTTCTGCGGTTTCTGCAGCGGCTACGCTTGCTACATGTACTCCAAAGCCTCGCCGAACGTCAACATTCTGCCGGCGCTGCGTATGGAGAAACGCTTCGAGCTGCGCACCAACGCCAACGTGCTGAAGGTTAACCTGACCGACGACAAGTCCCGCGCAACCGGCGTGAACTACGTCGATGCGCAGGGTCGCGAGATTGAACAACCGGCCGATCTGGTGATCCTGGGCGCGTTCCAGTTCCACAACGTGCACCTGATGCTGCTGTCCGGCATCGGCAAGCCTTACGATCCGGTGACCGGCGAAGGCGTGGTTGGGCGCAACTTCGCCTACCAGAACATGACCACCATCAAGGCGTTCTTCGATAAAGACGTGTTCACCAACCCGTTCATCGGTGCCGGCGGCAACGGCGTGGGCGTGGACGACTTTAACGCCGATAACTTCGACCACGCCAAAGAGGGCTTTGTCGGCGGTTCGCCGTTCTGGGTCAACCAGGCGGGCACCAAGCCGATTTCCGGCCTGCCGACGCCTCCGGGCACTCCGGCCTGGGGCAGCAAGTGGAAAGCGGCGGTGGCGGATGCCTACACCCACCACGTCTCGATGGACGCCCACGGTGCGCACCAGTCGTATCGCAGCAACTATCTGGATCTCGATCCCAACTACAAGAACGTATTTGGTCAGCCGCTGCTGCGCATGACGTTCGACTGGCAGGAAAACGACATCAAGATGGCGCAGTTCATGTACGACAAGATGGCGCCGATCGCCAAGGCGATGAACCCGAAATTGATCGCCGGCAGCCCGAAGAACGCCAACAGCCACTTCGATACCACCAGCTACCAGACCACCCACATGAACGGCGGCGCGGTAATGGGGGAAGATCCGAAGACCAGCGCGGTCAACCGCTATCTGCAGAGCTGGGACGTGCACAACGTGTTCTCGATCGGCGCATCGGCCTTCCCGCAGGGGCTGGGCTACAACCCGACCGGCACCGTGGCGGCGCTGGCTTACTGGTCTGCCCGCGCCATTCGCGAGCAGTATCTGAAAAACCCAGGCCCATTGGTGCAGGCATAAGGACGGCGAACGATGAAAGCATTTGTACCGGCACTGGTTCTCAGTGCAGTGAGTTTTTCCGTTTGGGCTCAGGACGCCACCGTCAGCAGCGAGCTGATCAAGCGCGGTGAATACCTGGCACGCGCCGGCGACTGTGTGGCCTGCCACACTGACGGCAAGAGCGGCAAAACCTTCGCCGGCGGTCTGGCGATGGAGACGCCGATCGGCACCATCTATTCCACCAACATCACGCCGGACAAGAAAACCGGCATCGGCGATTACAGCTTCGAGGATTTCGACAATGCGGTGCGTAAGGGCGTAGCCAAAAACGGCAGCACCCTATACCCGGCGATGCCGTATCCGTCGTTCGCGCTGGTGAAAGAAGACGACATGCGC
The sequence above is drawn from the Serratia sp. FDAARGOS_506 genome and encodes:
- a CDS encoding GMC family oxidoreductase, with amino-acid sequence MATVMKKVDAVIVGFGWVGAIMAKELTEAGLNVVALERGPMRDTYPDGSYPQVIDELTYNIRRKLFQDLSKSTVTIRHNSSQTAVPYRQLAAFLPGTGVGGAGLHWSGVHFRVDPIELRMRSHYEERYGKNFIPKDMTIQDFGVTYDELEPFFDKAEKVFGTSGTAWTIKGQKVAQKGGNRFAPDRSDDFPLPAQKNTYSAQLFEKAALEVGYHPYNLPSANTSDSYTNPYGAQMGPCNFCGFCSGYACYMYSKASPNVNILPALRMEKRFELRTNANVLKVNLTDDKSRATGVNYVDAQGREIEQPADLVILGAFQFHNVHLMLLSGIGKPYDPVTGEGVVGRNFAYQNMTTIKAFFDKDVFTNPFIGAGGNGVGVDDFNADNFDHAKEGFVGGSPFWVNQAGTKPISGLPTPPGTPAWGSKWKAAVADAYTHHVSMDAHGAHQSYRSNYLDLDPNYKNVFGQPLLRMTFDWQENDIKMAQFMYDKMAPIAKAMNPKLIAGSPKNANSHFDTTSYQTTHMNGGAVMGEDPKTSAVNRYLQSWDVHNVFSIGASAFPQGLGYNPTGTVAALAYWSARAIREQYLKNPGPLVQA